In the Staphylococcus condimenti genome, one interval contains:
- a CDS encoding ribitol-5-phosphate dehydrogenase yields MINQVYQLVSPRQFEVTYNNVNIYSDNVIVRPLYLSICAADQRYYTGNREEFVLEKKLPMSLIHEGIGEVVFDSKGVYEKGTKVVMVPNTPVEKNDVIAENYLPSSKFRSSGYDGFLQDYVFLGHDRVVALPNDIDESIVSYTELVSVSLHAIKRFENKSISIKERFGIWGDGNLGYITAILLKKLYPEATIYVFGKTDYKLSHFSFVDKTYHINEIPEDMEFDHGFECVGGKGSQSAIDQIIEYISPEGSIALLGVSEYPIEVNTRLVLEKGLTMIGSSRSGTQDFQDVVDLYKQYPDIVEKLALLKGNEFEIRTLKDLTMAFESDLSTSWGKTVLKWVM; encoded by the coding sequence TTGATTAACCAAGTTTATCAATTAGTTTCACCTCGCCAATTTGAAGTTACATACAATAATGTGAATATTTATAGTGACAATGTAATTGTAAGACCGTTATACTTGTCTATTTGTGCTGCGGATCAACGTTATTACACAGGTAATCGCGAAGAATTTGTTTTAGAGAAAAAATTGCCTATGTCTTTAATTCATGAAGGTATTGGCGAAGTAGTTTTTGACAGTAAGGGTGTATATGAAAAAGGAACTAAAGTAGTAATGGTTCCGAATACTCCAGTAGAAAAAAACGACGTGATTGCCGAGAATTATCTTCCATCATCAAAATTCAGATCTAGTGGATATGATGGATTCTTGCAAGATTATGTTTTTCTTGGCCATGATCGAGTGGTTGCTTTACCGAATGATATCGATGAAAGCATAGTTTCTTATACTGAACTGGTTTCAGTTAGTTTACACGCTATAAAAAGATTTGAAAATAAATCTATTTCCATTAAAGAAAGATTTGGAATATGGGGCGATGGAAACCTTGGATATATTACAGCGATTTTATTAAAAAAACTTTATCCAGAAGCTACTATATATGTGTTCGGAAAAACTGACTACAAATTAAGTCACTTTTCATTTGTGGATAAGACATATCATATAAACGAAATACCTGAGGACATGGAATTTGATCATGGATTTGAATGTGTAGGCGGAAAAGGTAGTCAATCAGCAATTGACCAGATTATAGAATATATTTCACCTGAAGGTAGTATTGCATTACTAGGTGTTAGTGAATATCCAATAGAGGTCAATACAAGGTTAGTATTAGAAAAAGGTTTAACAATGATTGGAAGTAGTAGAAGTGGCACGCAAGATTTCCAGGATGTAGTTGACTTGTATAAACAATATCCGGATATTGTTGAAAAATTAGCTTTATTAAAAGGCAATGAATTTGAAATTCGAACTCTAAAGGATTTAACAATGGCATTTGAATCGGATTTATCAACATCATGGGGAAAAACTGTTCTTAAATGGGTTATGTAG
- a CDS encoding CDP-glycerol glycerophosphotransferase family protein produces the protein MNKPKVIVNEIFWERIQIYLKGYIQQSQIAQGYFFLYDTVNEKYLELHNVQFAENEFICRFNIATVNNGMHLNIGDYALVYMEKGNCCKTAVNVEILKDNEKNKRRGYCLNDFSKEFKQETKYKHKNYTVSPVLKFDEGTYDLIIRITYEEKAKKIYERKDYFKKILTDLKNINASLRDSIFKLIFNTSKVLHWKKNSTVLFTSESRTEMSGNFHYIAREMFEQKLDSEYRIYQIFKGHVSERYKFIDKLKLPYLLGKADYIFVDDFHPTLSKVKFRSNQEIIQLWHAVGAFKTVGYSRIGKRDGPYFDSKGHRKYTKVYVSSSSDIPIYAEAFGVKEENIVATGVPRTDVFFHKINEKIAKNKITEKIPLIKEKNVILFAPTFRGSGHLTAFYPMDKIDFEQLAEYCQQSNSIVLFKMHPFIKEYIKIPPEYSNLLVDISNFREVNDVLFATDLLITDYSSLIYEFAILKRPMIFYAFDLEEYILNRDFYQPYETFVPGKIVKTFNQLMNSLYEHDYEFEKVNKFLNNHYNYFDGYSSKRIVKDLFLKS, from the coding sequence TTGAATAAACCAAAGGTAATTGTAAACGAAATTTTTTGGGAAAGAATTCAAATTTATTTAAAAGGTTATATACAGCAATCACAAATAGCTCAAGGATATTTTTTTCTGTATGACACTGTTAATGAAAAATATTTAGAATTACATAATGTTCAATTTGCAGAGAATGAATTTATTTGCCGTTTTAATATTGCTACAGTAAATAATGGTATGCATTTGAATATAGGAGATTATGCTCTTGTATATATGGAAAAGGGAAACTGTTGTAAAACTGCTGTGAATGTAGAGATATTGAAAGATAATGAGAAAAATAAGAGAAGAGGATACTGTTTAAATGATTTTTCTAAAGAATTTAAACAAGAAACGAAATATAAGCATAAAAATTATACTGTAAGCCCCGTATTGAAATTCGATGAAGGAACGTATGATTTAATTATACGTATTACGTACGAAGAAAAGGCGAAAAAAATATATGAAAGAAAAGACTACTTCAAAAAAATTTTGACTGACCTGAAAAATATAAATGCGAGTTTACGAGATAGTATATTTAAACTAATATTCAATACATCAAAAGTACTGCATTGGAAGAAAAACAGTACTGTGTTATTTACTTCTGAGTCTAGAACTGAGATGTCTGGTAATTTTCATTATATAGCTCGTGAAATGTTTGAACAAAAATTAGATTCTGAATATAGAATTTATCAAATTTTCAAAGGTCATGTAAGCGAAAGATATAAATTTATCGATAAGCTCAAATTACCATACTTGTTAGGTAAAGCTGATTATATTTTTGTAGATGATTTTCATCCTACGTTAAGTAAAGTGAAATTCAGATCGAATCAAGAAATCATTCAATTATGGCATGCTGTCGGCGCTTTTAAAACTGTGGGCTATAGTAGGATAGGGAAACGAGATGGACCTTACTTCGATTCAAAGGGTCATCGAAAATATACTAAAGTTTATGTTTCATCAAGTTCAGATATACCAATATACGCTGAAGCTTTTGGAGTGAAAGAAGAAAATATCGTTGCCACAGGTGTTCCAAGAACTGATGTTTTCTTTCACAAAATTAATGAAAAAATAGCTAAAAATAAAATAACTGAAAAAATACCATTAATTAAAGAAAAGAATGTAATATTATTTGCTCCTACCTTTAGAGGAAGCGGTCATTTAACTGCTTTTTACCCAATGGACAAAATTGATTTTGAACAGTTGGCTGAATATTGCCAGCAAAGCAACTCAATAGTTTTATTTAAAATGCATCCTTTTATCAAGGAGTACATTAAAATCCCACCAGAATATAGTAATTTACTAGTAGATATATCGAACTTCAGAGAAGTGAATGATGTTTTATTTGCAACAGATTTACTGATAACTGATTATTCTTCGTTAATATATGAATTTGCGATTTTAAAACGCCCAATGATATTCTATGCATTTGATTTAGAAGAATACATTTTAAATAGAGATTTTTATCAGCCTTATGAAACTTTTGTCCCTGGTAAAATAGTGAAAACATTTAATCAACTTATGAATTCATTATATGAGCATGATTATGAATTTGAGAAAGTAAATAAATTTTTAAATAATCATTATAATTATTTTGATGGTTATTCGAGTAAGAGGATAGTAAAAGATTTGTTTTTAAAAAGTTAA
- a CDS encoding polysaccharide pyruvyl transferase family protein, which produces MKRILIRSGMLPTNTYSEYDLLSRDRFGSNNGNLVYQNSIVRTLMTESVEILSDNYSSNPNNAKYINNNFDCYVIPLADAFRKEFIPTLKRYTQLINKLEIPVIVIGVGLKAPYSYDVKKGFEFDNEVKEFVKAVLNKSEIIGLRGKLTANYLESLGFIPEKDFTVIGCPSMYTFGRNLKIKEVNLNRDSRVSLNASNIATEKVMDFLNEIAIKYSNYFFVPQSYDEFLINYFGFGRVNDVPYNFPKNIGSKFYKEGKVKYFLNAKTWFDYIKTIDLSIGTRLHGNIVATINGTPSITIVHDARMRELAEFHALPSISAEDIQNYDSLIDLINDIDFKSVESIHPKRFDHFLNFLEKNNLGHIYREKKNVEKAPLDNLMEKINFEKPIDTITNISFEEKVLRLTKGFEIYTKRQKRLNQKK; this is translated from the coding sequence TTGAAAAGAATTTTGATTAGAAGTGGCATGTTACCCACTAACACGTATAGCGAATATGATTTACTTAGTAGAGATAGATTCGGATCTAATAATGGAAATTTAGTGTACCAAAATAGTATTGTAAGAACTTTGATGACAGAAAGTGTAGAGATTTTAAGTGATAACTATTCTTCGAATCCGAACAATGCTAAATATATAAATAACAATTTTGATTGTTATGTTATCCCTCTTGCTGATGCATTTAGAAAAGAGTTTATACCTACTCTTAAAAGATACACACAACTCATTAATAAATTAGAAATTCCTGTTATTGTGATTGGTGTTGGGTTAAAAGCACCATACAGTTATGATGTCAAAAAAGGATTTGAGTTTGATAATGAAGTAAAAGAATTTGTGAAAGCTGTATTAAATAAATCAGAAATCATTGGTTTAAGAGGGAAATTAACAGCGAATTACTTAGAAAGTTTAGGATTTATTCCCGAAAAAGATTTCACTGTTATTGGTTGTCCATCAATGTATACATTTGGAAGAAACTTGAAAATAAAAGAAGTGAACTTAAATAGAGATAGTAGAGTTTCTTTGAATGCTAGTAATATTGCTACTGAAAAAGTAATGGATTTTTTGAATGAGATTGCTATTAAATATAGTAATTATTTTTTCGTTCCACAATCTTATGATGAATTCTTAATTAATTATTTTGGATTTGGTAGGGTTAATGATGTTCCTTATAACTTCCCTAAAAATATTGGATCAAAATTTTATAAAGAAGGAAAGGTTAAATACTTTTTGAATGCTAAAACATGGTTTGATTATATAAAAACTATTGATCTTAGTATCGGTACAAGACTACATGGAAATATAGTAGCAACAATTAATGGTACCCCAAGTATTACTATTGTTCATGATGCACGTATGAGAGAATTAGCAGAATTTCATGCACTTCCTTCAATTTCAGCAGAAGATATTCAAAATTATGATAGTTTAATTGATTTGATTAATGATATTGATTTTAAAAGTGTAGAGAGTATACATCCTAAACGTTTCGATCATTTTTTAAACTTTTTAGAAAAAAACAATTTAGGTCATATTTATAGAGAAAAAAAGAATGTTGAAAAAGCTCCTTTAGATAATTTGATGGAAAAAATAAACTTTGAAAAACCAATTGATACGATTACAAATATTAGCTTTGAAGAAAAAGTATTACGACTTACTAAAGGGTTTGAAATATATACAAAACGACAAAAACGACTGAATCAAAAGAAATGA
- a CDS encoding CDP-glycerol glycerophosphotransferase family protein, producing the protein MRDQKIWIFNATNDFIGNPKWLFIYVNNFRKDIKAYWMCDDLETVEHIRSLGFNAELYSSDTAEKLKSVAGVFVVHQAKEHFPVKFKDEVVILNLWHGVGIKPIERYVDSPGIRYRTYQKYIRYNQLYHNNQLFLATSPLMEEHFKKMLNLDQSQIVRAGYPANMYDKTKFSSYNHDIKKSKGLDETTKVALYAPTFRDYDMNNFFGEAIPDMEELLKTLEEKNILLIIKMHYLVKNDVNYLAAEQVYGNHPNILFWDSSKDIYEIFNRIDIAIVDYSSIYYDLLASGVNNFIRYIYDYENYVNSRTLVYDYKEMTSGKVANNFNELLEALSDIDSVETNANKNEEILNTFWEYDKEDENGFEKIIDAALNFNIKHNVLPKLYSFDIFDTIIQRKTLRPDGIFFYVKDKLLRMNTGIPFYLIQNYPRVRIQAENYVRDYYKKSEFIRDEERFEIRFTDIIGRIKKIHDLTDEQAKILYDLEIEAELKNVEGKADKLEILYDLLDKYQDVILISDMYLPKEVIVQMLERVDPKLTELPIYLSSESGNQKSTSLMYLDIFEDLDYDYSEWIHYGDNRHADFNIPKKLNIKTKHHKLTKFNGYENHLLNRNKNYDTFLLTNQLARLRERDNSKLNYYAFSYISSYFVPYVSWSIKKAIKENIETLYFISRDGELLKKIADEIIAVRGYNIKTKYIYGSRKAWRIPSFVDEVDEEFFSPFGNFTGLTNFKSALNALHINESEFNELFPQLSYIKEIVDFDKNTKELIRLSAKNNKRYINLLLQKAKEEREIVNDYLLQEIDFNEKFAFVEYWGRGYTQDCLDRLLNNLSDKTIDTIFFYARSIYPSVGTSIRYNYTSKMTSLIFIESIFANIPYQSVPGYRWKDNKVEPIINFKNYNKKLYNSMDEMLPIFIQEFYSKNYIDEDELERNFYDFGVDYFRNKPEDSFIVQFFAPLKDSVILYEPEVEYAPAISYKMATQKLLGKKVPLKTKNKRMSLKRSPKGVQRAYKYYNKYIKGRKQKIKNKIKNNKLVKIGKRIKKFIK; encoded by the coding sequence ATGAGAGATCAAAAAATATGGATTTTTAATGCAACAAATGATTTTATTGGGAACCCTAAGTGGTTATTTATTTACGTAAATAATTTTAGAAAAGATATTAAAGCTTATTGGATGTGTGACGATTTAGAAACTGTTGAACATATCAGATCTTTAGGATTTAACGCAGAATTATATAGTTCTGATACTGCCGAGAAGTTAAAATCCGTTGCTGGAGTGTTTGTTGTACATCAGGCTAAGGAACATTTTCCAGTTAAATTTAAAGATGAAGTTGTTATTTTAAATTTATGGCATGGAGTAGGAATTAAACCAATAGAACGATATGTTGATTCTCCAGGAATTAGATATAGAACTTATCAAAAATATATTAGATACAATCAGTTATATCACAATAACCAACTGTTCTTAGCTACTTCTCCATTAATGGAGGAACATTTTAAGAAAATGTTAAATTTAGATCAAAGTCAAATTGTACGAGCAGGATATCCTGCTAATATGTACGATAAAACTAAATTTAGTTCCTATAATCATGATATTAAAAAATCTAAAGGTTTGGATGAAACAACAAAAGTTGCTTTATATGCCCCAACATTTAGGGATTATGATATGAATAACTTCTTTGGAGAAGCAATTCCTGATATGGAAGAATTATTAAAAACATTGGAAGAGAAAAATATATTATTAATAATAAAGATGCATTATTTAGTTAAAAATGATGTGAACTATTTAGCAGCTGAACAAGTATATGGAAATCACCCAAATATTTTATTCTGGGATAGCAGTAAAGATATCTATGAGATATTTAACCGGATAGATATTGCAATTGTTGACTATTCTTCTATTTACTATGACTTGTTAGCTTCAGGTGTAAATAATTTTATCCGTTATATTTATGATTATGAAAATTACGTTAATAGTAGAACTTTAGTGTACGATTATAAAGAAATGACTTCAGGTAAAGTTGCTAATAATTTTAATGAGCTATTAGAAGCTTTATCCGATATCGATTCTGTAGAAACAAATGCAAATAAGAATGAAGAAATCTTAAACACTTTTTGGGAATATGATAAAGAAGATGAAAATGGCTTTGAAAAAATTATTGATGCAGCCTTAAACTTTAATATAAAGCATAATGTATTACCTAAGCTTTATAGCTTTGATATTTTTGATACTATTATTCAAAGGAAAACACTCAGACCGGACGGCATATTCTTTTATGTTAAAGATAAGTTGTTAAGAATGAACACAGGTATTCCATTTTATCTAATCCAAAATTATCCGCGTGTAAGAATTCAAGCAGAAAATTATGTACGAGATTATTACAAAAAATCTGAGTTTATTAGAGATGAAGAAAGATTTGAAATACGTTTTACTGACATAATTGGTAGAATTAAAAAAATACATGATTTGACAGATGAACAAGCTAAAATCTTATATGATTTAGAAATTGAAGCTGAGTTAAAAAATGTTGAAGGTAAAGCAGATAAACTCGAAATCTTATACGACTTATTAGATAAATATCAAGATGTTATTTTAATAAGCGATATGTATCTTCCTAAAGAAGTTATTGTACAGATGCTTGAGAGAGTTGACCCTAAATTAACAGAACTACCTATATATTTATCAAGTGAAAGTGGAAATCAAAAATCGACAAGCCTTATGTATTTAGATATATTTGAAGATCTAGATTATGATTATTCAGAGTGGATACATTATGGTGATAACCGTCATGCAGATTTTAATATTCCAAAAAAACTTAATATAAAAACTAAGCATCATAAACTCACAAAATTTAATGGATATGAAAATCATTTGCTTAATAGAAATAAAAACTATGATACATTTTTACTTACAAACCAATTAGCAAGATTACGTGAAAGAGATAATAGTAAATTGAATTACTACGCTTTTTCATATATCAGTAGTTATTTTGTTCCTTATGTTAGTTGGTCAATTAAAAAAGCAATTAAAGAAAATATTGAAACTCTATACTTTATTTCTAGAGACGGAGAATTGTTGAAAAAAATTGCTGATGAAATTATTGCTGTTCGAGGTTATAACATTAAAACTAAATATATTTATGGTTCAAGAAAAGCATGGAGAATACCTTCGTTTGTAGATGAAGTTGATGAAGAATTCTTTTCACCTTTCGGTAATTTTACTGGTTTGACTAATTTTAAAAGTGCATTAAATGCACTTCATATTAATGAGAGTGAATTCAATGAACTATTCCCACAATTATCATATATCAAGGAGATTGTTGATTTTGATAAAAATACAAAAGAGTTAATAAGATTATCTGCTAAAAATAACAAAAGATATATCAATTTATTATTGCAAAAGGCAAAAGAAGAAAGGGAAATAGTAAATGATTATCTATTACAAGAAATTGATTTTAATGAAAAATTTGCATTTGTTGAATACTGGGGAAGAGGCTATACACAAGATTGTTTAGACAGGTTATTAAATAATCTTTCTGATAAAACAATAGATACAATCTTTTTCTATGCTAGAAGTATATATCCATCGGTAGGAACTTCAATCAGATATAATTACACAAGCAAAATGACTTCTTTAATTTTTATTGAGTCTATTTTTGCAAATATTCCTTATCAAAGTGTACCAGGATATAGATGGAAAGATAATAAAGTTGAGCCTATAATTAATTTCAAAAATTATAATAAGAAATTGTACAATTCAATGGATGAAATGTTGCCAATCTTTATTCAAGAATTCTATAGTAAAAATTATATCGATGAAGATGAATTAGAAAGAAATTTCTATGATTTCGGTGTTGATTACTTTAGAAATAAACCGGAAGATAGTTTCATTGTACAATTCTTTGCGCCATTAAAAGACTCAGTTATTTTATATGAACCTGAAGTAGAGTATGCTCCAGCTATTAGTTATAAAATGGCCACTCAAAAACTACTAGGCAAAAAGGTTCCTTTGAAAACTAAAAATAAAAGAATGTCTCTTAAGCGTTCGCCAAAGGGTGTTCAAAGAGCTTATAAATATTACAATAAATACATTAAAGGAAGAAAACAAAAAATCAAAAATAAAATTAAAAACAATAAACTTGTTAAGATAGGGAAACGTATTAAAAAGTTTATTAAATAA
- a CDS encoding acyltransferase family protein: protein MERKIELTYARGIFCIMVVFVHAVTGYLIDPLISTTQTIEKRLVGFFQISLLCATPCFIMLSETLLGLKYSTFIPKNFLIKRVKYILVPYFIFGVYVTCDRFMNNENKESFWSLFKFIVLEGNFFGWFIIVIFQFFILHKIFHKVLNKANPFFLLAGSLIVSSLHSYLMYFNQDYHKWWEAYYPLYPRTIILYWLFYFVVGFYVGKYYDLVFEFIKRHIWMLISVWFFALSFLAFNFFHLKIFLNESLRFDLLIYSCLSFLLVIYGAKFLSHFHITMLYLISEISFFIYLAHQIIIKYISLALSSFVTHPIIYILISVVFTIGFCIGLAIMLSFIPYIRIIVGRNTLYPMVLNNYSLKQEIKES from the coding sequence ATGGAAAGAAAAATAGAACTTACATATGCACGAGGTATATTTTGTATAATGGTTGTTTTTGTCCATGCAGTGACCGGATATTTAATAGATCCACTAATTTCAACTACACAAACAATTGAAAAAAGATTAGTAGGTTTTTTTCAAATTTCATTACTATGTGCTACACCATGTTTCATAATGTTATCTGAAACTTTGCTAGGATTGAAATATTCAACGTTTATTCCCAAGAATTTCTTAATTAAAAGAGTAAAGTATATTCTAGTTCCTTACTTTATATTTGGTGTTTATGTGACCTGCGATAGGTTTATGAATAACGAAAATAAAGAATCATTTTGGAGTTTGTTCAAATTTATAGTACTGGAAGGAAACTTTTTTGGTTGGTTTATTATTGTTATCTTCCAATTTTTTATTCTACATAAAATATTCCATAAAGTATTAAATAAAGCTAATCCATTTTTCTTGTTAGCAGGCTCTCTTATTGTAAGCTCTCTCCATTCATACTTAATGTATTTTAATCAAGACTATCATAAATGGTGGGAAGCTTATTACCCACTTTATCCAAGAACAATTATTCTTTATTGGTTATTTTACTTTGTTGTTGGTTTTTATGTAGGAAAATATTATGATTTGGTTTTTGAATTCATCAAGCGACACATTTGGATGTTAATCTCAGTATGGTTTTTCGCATTGTCTTTTTTAGCGTTTAATTTCTTTCATTTAAAAATATTTTTAAATGAATCGTTAAGGTTTGATTTACTAATTTATTCTTGTCTTTCATTTTTATTAGTTATTTATGGAGCCAAGTTTTTAAGTCATTTTCATATAACCATGCTCTACCTTATAAGTGAAATTTCTTTTTTTATTTATTTAGCTCATCAAATAATTATTAAATATATTTCGTTAGCTTTATCATCATTTGTTACACATCCCATTATTTATATTTTAATTTCAGTTGTTTTTACAATAGGATTTTGTATAGGATTAGCTATTATGCTTTCGTTTATTCCTTACATTAGAATTATTGTTGGAAGAAATACACTATATCCGATGGTATTAAATAATTATAGTTTAAAGCAAGAAATCAAAGAGAGCTGA
- a CDS encoding YhgE/Pip domain-containing protein, whose translation MNIFKNKLLWIAPIGLLVVIMLLAVAFYPAYNPKPKNIPLAVVNLDKGTDMQGKHVNIGKDLTDNLLKNKSEAIEWKEVSSEKKAREGMDDEKYFGTVVLEKDFSKYALSKTQASVMKAKKQEMEDKVKSGEIPPEAAQQMAEKMKQSGSQDVKPESAQLKTIISQGVNLQGSQIATKVLDGLGQKVNAQITKQSLDILDKQNVSIPAKDIEGLTQPVNVDNITVHKVKDHQANGNASFLMFMPVWMGSLIISVILFFAFRTSNLVSRKNRLIAALSQIGMTAVSALIGSFGYIYFMKDVLGFHFDHPNRVALYIMIAFMGFIGLVLGCMTWAGMKIVPVFFLLLFFSMQLLMLPEQMLPEFYRKYIVGWNPFSHYAHTLRDIIYMNQHIEMNETIWMFIGFMIFGIISVIAAAFVRKHSDKRAEIPA comes from the coding sequence ATGAACATTTTTAAAAATAAATTACTTTGGATAGCACCAATCGGATTATTGGTAGTTATCATGTTATTAGCAGTGGCATTCTATCCTGCTTACAATCCAAAACCTAAAAACATACCACTTGCAGTTGTGAACTTAGATAAAGGTACAGATATGCAAGGCAAACACGTTAATATCGGTAAAGACTTAACAGACAACTTATTGAAAAATAAATCAGAAGCAATAGAATGGAAAGAAGTATCTAGTGAGAAAAAAGCGCGTGAAGGCATGGACGATGAAAAATACTTTGGTACTGTTGTACTAGAAAAAGACTTTTCAAAATACGCACTCAGCAAAACACAAGCTTCAGTCATGAAAGCTAAAAAGCAAGAGATGGAAGATAAAGTAAAATCAGGGGAAATTCCACCAGAAGCTGCACAACAAATGGCTGAGAAAATGAAACAATCAGGTTCACAAGATGTTAAACCTGAATCAGCACAACTTAAAACAATCATCAGTCAAGGTGTTAACTTACAAGGCTCTCAAATCGCAACTAAAGTATTAGATGGACTTGGTCAAAAAGTTAATGCACAAATTACAAAACAAAGTTTAGATATTTTAGATAAACAAAACGTATCTATTCCAGCTAAAGATATCGAAGGCTTAACTCAACCTGTAAATGTAGATAATATTACAGTGCATAAAGTAAAAGATCATCAAGCAAATGGTAATGCTTCATTCTTAATGTTTATGCCAGTGTGGATGGGATCATTAATCATATCAGTTATCTTGTTCTTCGCATTCCGTACAAGCAACTTAGTAAGCCGTAAAAATCGTTTAATTGCAGCACTTAGCCAAATTGGAATGACTGCTGTGAGTGCTTTAATCGGCAGCTTTGGATATATCTATTTTATGAAAGATGTATTAGGCTTCCACTTCGATCATCCAAACCGTGTTGCACTTTATATCATGATTGCATTCATGGGATTCATCGGACTTGTACTTGGCTGTATGACTTGGGCAGGCATGAAGATCGTACCCGTCTTCTTCCTATTATTGTTCTTCAGTATGCAACTGTTAATGTTGCCAGAACAAATGCTTCCAGAGTTCTACCGTAAATATATTGTAGGTTGGAACCCATTCAGTCACTATGCACACACACTTAGAGATATCATCTATATGAATCAACATATTGAAATGAACGAAACAATTTGGATGTTTATCGGATTCATGATCTTCGGTATCATTTCAGTTATTGCAGCTGCATTCGTTCGTAAACACTCAGACAAACGTGCAGAAATTCCAGCATAA
- a CDS encoding TetR/AcrR family transcriptional regulator yields the protein MAVDRRVRKTQAAIKNAFIHLLEEKDLDHITVSDITDAADINRGTFYLHYEDKYILLESMEDEYAKQLYDLTRFRDVFKNVENAEQFNREFSEHIMKKVITHVSNNMDFYRVILTLDRRSKIEEKIMDIIKENLLDQSDENNKIAGIPVEYFHSYVTGSMISVIKYWVQDENRMEVDTLIKYISRIVFNGPLRLVAGSHNGEVWE from the coding sequence ATGGCAGTAGACAGACGAGTGCGTAAAACACAAGCAGCAATAAAAAATGCATTTATCCACTTATTAGAAGAAAAAGATTTAGATCACATTACAGTAAGTGATATTACAGACGCAGCAGATATTAATAGAGGGACTTTTTATCTGCATTATGAAGATAAATATATTTTATTAGAATCAATGGAAGATGAGTATGCAAAACAACTATATGATTTAACACGTTTTAGAGATGTATTTAAGAATGTGGAAAATGCTGAACAGTTTAATAGAGAATTTTCAGAACATATAATGAAAAAAGTGATTACACATGTGTCAAACAATATGGATTTTTATCGCGTTATTTTAACATTAGACCGTCGAAGTAAAATAGAGGAAAAGATAATGGATATTATAAAAGAAAATTTATTAGATCAGTCTGATGAAAATAATAAGATAGCAGGAATCCCTGTAGAATATTTTCATAGCTATGTAACAGGTTCAATGATTTCAGTCATCAAATACTGGGTACAAGACGAAAATCGCATGGAAGTAGATACTTTGATAAAATATATTTCACGTATTGTATTTAATGGGCCATTGCGTTTAGTCGCAGGTTCACATAATGGAGAAGTATGGGAATAG